A region from the Alnus glutinosa chromosome 5, dhAlnGlut1.1, whole genome shotgun sequence genome encodes:
- the LOC133868589 gene encoding BAG family molecular chaperone regulator 3-like produces the protein MMKKRSNGYGKMSESSTTTTTTSSTSREEETEWEMRPGGMLVQKRSESKDIVSAPTIRLRVAYGALRHEISVNSQATFGEVKKLLTAETGLQPDEQRVIFRGKERENGEYLDMCGLKDRSKVILMQDPSSIERRVIQMRRNAKIQSAHRAISDVSMEVDKLAEQVSAIEKSITNGVKVPEVQITTLIEMLMRLAIKLDSISAEGDAHAQKNLQGKRVQKCVETLDVVKISNARVKPVIVTTKWETFDPPPTTPQWEFFD, from the exons ATGATGAAGAAAAGGTCAAATGGGTATGGTAAAATGAGTGAGAGCTcaacgacgacgacgacgacgtcGTCTACATCTAGAGAAGAAGAAACTGAGTGGGAGATGAGACCTGGAGGAATGTTGGTCCAGAAAAGAAGCGAGAGCAAGGATATTGTTTCGGCTCCGACTATACGGCTTCGAGTCGCTTACGGTGCTCTCCGCCACGAGATCTCTGTGAATTCTCAGGCCACGTTCG GGGAGGTGAAGAAGCTTCTGACGGCGGAGACAGGGTTACAGCCGGATGAACAGCGGGTGATTTTCcgggggaaagagagagagaacgggGAGTACTTGGACATGTGCGGGCTCAAAGACCGGTCAAAAGTCATACTAATGCAGGACCCGTCGAGCATCGAGCGGAGAGTCATCCAGATGAGGAGGAACGCGAAGATCCAGAGCGCGCACCGTGCCATCTCGGACGTGTCCATGGAGGTTGATAAGCTGGCGGAGCAG GTCTCTGCCATTGAAAAGTCTATCACAAATGGGGTTAAGGTACCCGAAGTTCAGATCACTACACTAATTGAGATGCTCATGAGACTAGCAATCAAGCTAGATAGCATTTCTGCAGAAGGAGATGCTCATGCTCAGAAGAATTTGCAG GGGAAGAGAGTGCAAAAGTGTGTTGAAACCCTTGATGTGGTGAAGATATCAAATGCAAGAGTAAAGCCTGTTATTGTGACAACCAAGTGGGAGACATTTGATCCTCCACCGACCACACCCCAATGGGAATTTTTTGATTGA
- the LOC133869351 gene encoding mediator of RNA polymerase II transcription subunit 19a-like, with amino-acid sequence MDLEGRKFGRGPRELGGAVDLINQYKLWPHHEFFCKKSLPLSISQTHYLHNVVGDTEIRKGEGMELDQLFQNVSYSRQRNTHIHAFELDVLREAFQMRETTPVYLPAAEKGISTAVVKSNGDSKDKERKHKKHKDRDKKKDKDHKKHKHRHKDESDDKDKNKNKRHDSKQLDKKRKHEGNGDLLDTRKHQKIQNTMITATGKLKFTG; translated from the exons ATGGATCTTGAAGGCAGAAAGTTTGGAAGGG GGCCTAGGGAACTTGGTGGTGCTGTTGACCTCATAAATCAGTACAAGCTTTGGCCGCATCATGAATTCTTTTGCAAGAAGTCGCTTCCTTTGTCAATATCGCAGACTCACTATCTACACAATGTGGTGGGAGACACGGAAATCAGGAAAGGAGAGGGGATGGAATTGGATCAGCTCTTTCAGAATGTTTCCTATAGTAGACAGAGAAATACACATATACATGCTTTTGAGTTGGATGTGCTCAGGGAGGCCTTTCAAATGAGAGAGACAACTCCTGTCTACCTGCCTGCT GCTGAGAAGGGGATCTCTACTGCAGTGGTGAAGTCAAATGGTGACTCCAAAGACAAGGAGAGGAAGCATAAAAAGCATAAAGACAGAGACAAGAAGAAGGATAAGGATCATAAGAAGCACAAACACCGCCACAAAGACGAAAGTGATGATAAGGACAAGAATAAAAACAAGCGTCATGATTCGAAACAGCTAGACAAG AAGAGGAAGCATGAAGGAAATGGAGATCTTCTTGATACACGTAAACATCAAAAGATCCAG AACACTATGATAACTGCAACGGGAAAGCTAAAGTTTACGGGCTGA
- the LOC133869462 gene encoding pentatricopeptide repeat-containing protein At4g21065, translating into MHSKQPSLFRSSFLPSLTPILPHNPGNPTFPENPVPYLLKKCIALLQLYASSRLKLKQIHAFSIRHGVPVSNPDMGKHLIFTIVSLSAPMSYAQHIFSQIQDPNIFAWNTMIRGYAESENPRPAVELYHRMHMSSIEPDTHTYPFLLKAVAKLTAVREGEKIHAIAIRNGFESLVFVQNSLVHMYAACGHAENAHRMFELTPEKDIVAWNSVINGFALNGMPNEALTLFREMGLEDVQPDGFTMVSLLSACAEVGALALGRRAHVYMLKVGLNTNMHANNALLDLYAKCGSIRESQKLFHEMEERNVVSWTSLIVGLAVNGFGKEALELFKGLEREGLLPSEITFVGVLYACSHCGMVDEGFNYFNRMKEEYGIVPRIEHYGCMVDLLGRSGKVKEAYEYIQSMPLKPNAIVWRTLLGACTIHGNLALGEVARAQLRQLEPGNSGDYVLLSNLYAAERQWSDVQKVRNTMLMDGVRKTPGYSLVELGNMVYEFTMGDRSQPQSEDIYAMLAEITKLLKLEGYVPHTANVLADIEEEEKENALSYHSEKIAIAFMLVNTAPGTPVRVVKNLRVCTDCHFAIKLISKIYKRDIVMRDRSRFHHFRDGYCSCRDYW; encoded by the coding sequence ATGCACTCAAAGCAACCTTCACTATTCCGCTCATCCTTTCTACCTTCTTTGACACCAATCTTACCTCACAACCCCGGAAACCCAACTTTCCCAGAAAACCCAGTACCATATCTTCTCAAGAAATGCATTGCTCTCTTGCAGTTATATGCCTCCTCCAGATTGAAACTGAAGCAAATCCATGCCTTCTCAATCAGGCATGGTGTCCCAGTATCCAACCCAGACATGGGCAAGCACCTCATCTTCACCATTGTGTCCCTCTCAGCTCCCATGTCTTATGCCCAGCACATATTTTCGCAAATCCAGGATCCCAACATTTTCGCATGGAATACCATGATTAGAGGCTATGCTGAGAGTGAGAATCCAAGGCCAGCTGTTGAACTGTACCACCGAATGCATATGTCCTCCATTGAACCTGACACACACACATACCCGTTTCTTCTTAAGGCTGTGGCTAAGTTGACTGCAGTTAGAGAGGGAGAAAAGATACATGCTATTGCTATAAGAAATGGGTTTGAGTCATTGGTTTTTGTTCAGAATTCATTGGTTCATATGTATGCTGCTTGTGGGCATGCTGAGAATGCGCACAGGATGTTTGAGTTAACGCCTGAAAAAGATATTGTTGCTTGGAATTCTGTGATTAATGGGTTTGCTCTTAATGGGATGCCCAATGAGGCTCTGACCCTTTTCAGGGAAATGGGTTTGGAGGATGTTCAGCCAGATGGGTTCACTATGGTAAGTTTGTTGTCTGCTTGTGCTGAGGTTGGAGCTTTGGCATTGGGTAGGAGGGCCCATGTTTATATGTTGAAGGTTGGTTTGAATACGAACATGCACGCTAATAATGCCCTTTTGGACCTCTATGCAAAGTGCGGGAGCATTAGAGAGTCACAAAAGTTATTTCATGAGATGGAGGAAAGGAACGTGGTTTCTTGGACTTCTTTGATAGTCGGGTTGGCTGTTAATGGGTTCGGCAAGGAAGCACTCGAGCTTTTCAAGGGGTTGGAAAGAGAGGGTTTGTTGCCAAGTGAGATTACTTTTGTTGGGGTGCTGTATGCTTGTAGTCATTGTGGAATGGTGGATGAGGggtttaattattttaacaGGATGAAAGAGGAATATGGCATTGTGCCTAGAATAGAACACTACGGCTGCATGGTTGATTTGTTGGGTAGGTCAGGCAAGGTGAAAGAAGCATATGAATATATTCAAAGCATGCCATTGAAGCCCAATGCCATTGTTTGGAGGACCTTGTTGGGAGCATGCACAATTCATGGAAATCTAGCTCTTGGGGAGGTTGCAAGAGCCCAGCTCAGACAATTAGAGCCTGGAAATAGTGGGGATTACGTGCTCCTCTCCAATCTTTATGCAGCAGAGCGTCAGTGGTCAGATGTGCAAAAGGTGAGGAATACAATGCTTATGGATGGGGTGAGGAAAACTCCAGGGTATAGCCTTGTTGAGTTAGGGAATATGGTTTATGAATTTACCATGGGTGATAGGTCTCAGCCTCAAAGTGAGGATATATATGCGATGCTAGCAGAGATCACAAAGTTGCTGAAATTGGAAGGTTATGTGCCTCATACAGCAAATGTGCTTGCAGACATAGAGGAGGAGGAAAAGGAGAATGCTTTGTCTTATCACAGTGAGAAAATTGCAATTGCTTTTATGCTCGTTAATACAGCACCAGGGACCCCAGTTAGGGTGGTAAAGAATTTGAGAGTGTGTACTGATTGTCATTTCGCGATTAAACTCATATCAAAGATTTATAAGCGAGATATTGTCATGAGGGATCGCAGTCGGTTTCACCATTTCAGAGATGGTTATTGTTCTTGTAGAGACTACTGGTAA